The following coding sequences lie in one Pseudorasbora parva isolate DD20220531a chromosome 18, ASM2467924v1, whole genome shotgun sequence genomic window:
- the LOC137046035 gene encoding uncharacterized protein: protein MRQLGTDLRAFAQEFRRAAERLGYNEGALEDLFSCALDKPFECIVMRALEGSIFDAVVDYFTGQKKRALPLTDPVPVVPVPVDRVPVVPVPADPVPVVPVLVDCVPVVPLPVDRVPVVRVPVDSVPVCPVPVDPVPVVPVPADPVPVVPVPVDRVPVVPVPADPVPVVPVLVDCVPVVPVPVDHVPVVRVPVDSVPVGPVPVDPVPVVPVPVDPVPVVPVPVDRVPVVPVPVDHVPVVPVDRVPVIPLPVDRLPGVTAPVNNRVPNDKWCLTV, encoded by the exons ATGAGGCAACTGGGAACTGATTTAAGGGCATTTGCGCAGGAGTTCAGGAGAGCGGCGGAAAGACTCGGATACAACGAGGGGGCTTTGGAAGATCTTTTCAGTTGTGCCCTGGATAAACCGTTTGAGTGTATCGTCATGAGAGCACTGGAGGGGTCAATTTTTGATGCAGTGGTGGATTATTTCACTGGCCAGAAGAAGAGGGCTCTTCCCCTGa cggacccagttccggtggtccctgtgccggtggatcgtgttccggtggttcCTGTGCCGGCGgacccagttccggtggtccctgtgctggtggattgtgtgccggtggtccctctGCCTGTGGATCGTGTGCCAGTGGTCCGTGTTCCGGTGGACTCTGTTCCGGTGTGCCCTGTGCCAGTGgacccagttccggtggtccctgtgccagcagacccagttccagtggtccctgtgccggtggatcgtgttccggtggttcCTGTGCCGGCGgacccagttccggtggtccctgtgctggtggattgtgtgccggtggtccctgtgcctgTGGATCATGTGCCAGTGGTCCGTGTTCCGGTGGACTCTGTTCCGGTGGGCCCTGTGCCAGTGGACCCAGtaccggtggtccctgtgccggtggacccagtaccggtggtccctgtgccggtggatcgtgttccggtggtccctgtgcctgTGGATCATGTGCCGGTGGTTCCGGTGGACCGTGTTCCGGTGATCCCACTTCCGGTGGATCGTCTTCCGGGGGTCACTGCTCCGGTGAACAACAGGGTCCCTAACGACAAGTGGTGTTTAACAGTGTAA